The Geobacillus stearothermophilus ATCC 12980 genome contains a region encoding:
- a CDS encoding phage tail tube protein: protein MAITRYLMIGEETEFGVEAAQYAETLDPESVSIEPAEDDKLIYEGISGLDRVAQFGVYSTGGAITLPLDDKATGWFWKWALGGYEVTGDATTGYTHTFYPARSALMPSFSAKVGKDIMEHVFLGNVIESLELEIENEWALLTVNTLGASDKRAPLATNIQFTEGNVFTAPMAALEKNGTDMSASVNSLTLTVETGADIESAQGFGSRFPKKAFMGSMVVTLEVALGFDSDQELIAFWGGADGPSTETLQEFSYTLHLGSNLDIIFPRLIYTASSQPVEGREGIVQTVTARALFDPATSAGPIQVSLTNDKASYTVA, encoded by the coding sequence ATGGCGATTACGCGCTACTTGATGATCGGCGAGGAAACGGAATTCGGTGTGGAAGCGGCGCAATATGCGGAAACGCTCGACCCCGAAAGTGTTTCCATCGAACCGGCCGAAGATGACAAGCTGATTTACGAGGGCATTTCCGGCTTGGATCGTGTGGCGCAATTTGGTGTGTACTCGACAGGCGGCGCGATTACGTTGCCACTTGACGACAAGGCAACCGGCTGGTTTTGGAAGTGGGCGTTAGGAGGTTATGAAGTGACAGGGGACGCCACGACCGGCTATACGCACACATTCTATCCTGCCCGCAGTGCGCTGATGCCTTCGTTTTCAGCGAAAGTCGGCAAAGACATCATGGAGCATGTGTTCCTTGGTAACGTGATTGAGTCGCTAGAATTGGAGATTGAAAACGAATGGGCGTTGCTAACGGTCAACACATTAGGCGCGTCGGACAAACGTGCGCCGTTGGCCACCAACATTCAATTCACGGAAGGAAATGTCTTCACTGCGCCAATGGCGGCGCTTGAAAAGAACGGTACGGATATGAGCGCATCGGTCAACAGTCTAACGCTAACTGTAGAAACCGGCGCGGATATTGAGAGCGCCCAAGGATTCGGGTCGCGTTTCCCGAAGAAAGCGTTCATGGGTTCGATGGTCGTCACGTTAGAGGTTGCACTTGGGTTCGACAGTGATCAAGAGCTGATTGCCTTTTGGGGCGGCGCGGACGGCCCAAGCACTGAAACGTTGCAAGAATTCAGCTACACGTTGCATCTAGGAAGCAATTTGGACATCATTTTTCCGCGGCTGATTTATACGGCATCGAGCCAACCTGTTGAGGGACGGGAAGGCATTGTGCAGACGGTGACGGCACGGGCGTTGTTTGATCCGGCAACGTCGGCGGGGCCGATCCAAGTCTCGCTGACGAATGACAAAGCGTCGTATACAGTCGCGTAG
- a CDS encoding phage tail protein: MAEQVVQIAISGVDEVSGILNRVTRNAEKAFQSVESAIESMPDLDIQADMSSIVRLEGAIRELTQTIRSMPSPKVDTSQARGELKKLQDEAENTQKSLKDIDFEPVLSGLATGAGISAVVGKALESVNTETKIRVSFDVPPESIQTVKEATNTVKAYGIDAESALEGVRRQFALNADASDAVNRKIVEGAGAIAAAYSGIDFTELIQEVNEIGSELEMSDQQALGLVNSLLRIGFPPEQLDIISEYGQQLNRAGFEANEIQAIFAAGVETGTWNIDNLLDGLKEGRIRLAEFGQGVNETTVELLKGTGISAKQLQAWGQAVAAGGERGRTAMQQVAKALMNVDDETKRNALGVAIFGTMWEDQGDNIAETLLNMNKHLGDASKNQDLFNQTVQQMNADPMVQMQNAFNDLNTALAPAYRGIADVVSKVAEWISENPKLAATIAAIVTVIGIITGLFLTLAPIVSTIATAMGVLGVSFGAIATPVLIVIGVIGALIAIIILLWKNWDSVSKFLSNSWNAIKSVAQTVFSALGAFFVSVWEGIKSVSITVWNAIKSALSTAWNTIKTTASTVFDAIKTAISNIWNTIKNVTSTVWNAIKSALTATWNGIKSAVSIVFSAIQTVISTVWNVIRTVTTTVWNAIRSALTTAWNAIKSAVSSVFNAIRNVISTVWNAIRSVTSSVWNGIKSAISSVINGIRSGISSAFNSIRNIISSVWNGVKSATSRAWDSVVSSVRGAVNKVIDFINRMINSINSVRIPIPKIPDWVPVIGGRGGGSIGFNIPNIPRLATGGVVDEPTLAIVGDAGAGNPEIVAPQRMLRSIIREELQNSGKQSTERIEIVVPVIMDGREIMRVVTPYIDRELGQRRIGKMRANGVGGGIL; this comes from the coding sequence ATGGCGGAACAAGTTGTTCAAATTGCCATTTCCGGCGTGGATGAAGTGTCCGGCATTTTGAATCGTGTCACACGCAACGCGGAAAAAGCATTCCAATCGGTCGAAAGTGCCATCGAGTCGATGCCGGACTTGGACATTCAAGCCGACATGTCTTCGATTGTCCGGCTTGAAGGGGCGATCCGTGAACTGACGCAAACCATCCGTTCCATGCCCTCCCCGAAAGTGGATACATCTCAAGCAAGGGGCGAACTCAAGAAACTACAAGACGAAGCGGAGAATACTCAAAAATCGCTGAAAGACATTGATTTTGAGCCTGTTCTGTCCGGCTTGGCGACAGGCGCAGGCATTTCAGCGGTTGTCGGGAAAGCGTTAGAGAGCGTAAACACGGAAACGAAAATTCGCGTATCCTTCGATGTTCCTCCAGAGTCCATTCAAACGGTTAAAGAAGCGACAAATACGGTCAAAGCATATGGCATTGACGCGGAAAGTGCCCTAGAAGGCGTGCGCCGTCAATTCGCACTGAACGCCGATGCGAGTGATGCGGTAAACCGGAAAATCGTCGAAGGAGCTGGAGCGATCGCGGCCGCCTATTCGGGAATCGACTTTACAGAGTTGATTCAAGAGGTAAACGAAATTGGCAGCGAGCTTGAAATGTCGGATCAGCAAGCGCTTGGGCTTGTCAATTCGCTGTTGCGCATTGGATTTCCGCCTGAACAGCTCGACATCATTTCGGAGTACGGCCAACAATTGAACCGCGCCGGATTTGAGGCGAATGAGATTCAAGCAATTTTCGCCGCAGGGGTCGAGACGGGAACATGGAACATCGACAACCTGCTTGACGGACTGAAAGAAGGCCGCATCCGTCTTGCAGAATTCGGACAAGGCGTGAATGAAACGACGGTCGAACTCTTGAAAGGAACAGGCATCTCCGCAAAGCAGTTGCAGGCATGGGGGCAGGCCGTCGCCGCGGGCGGTGAGCGAGGGCGGACGGCTATGCAACAGGTTGCCAAAGCTCTAATGAATGTAGATGACGAAACGAAGCGAAACGCACTAGGGGTTGCTATTTTCGGGACAATGTGGGAAGACCAAGGGGATAACATCGCGGAAACACTCCTGAACATGAACAAGCACTTGGGTGATGCGAGCAAGAATCAAGACTTGTTCAATCAAACAGTGCAACAAATGAATGCCGACCCGATGGTGCAAATGCAAAATGCGTTCAACGATTTAAACACGGCTCTAGCTCCGGCGTATCGAGGGATTGCAGATGTGGTAAGCAAAGTAGCGGAGTGGATTTCTGAAAACCCGAAATTGGCGGCAACCATCGCGGCGATTGTCACCGTGATTGGCATTATCACCGGATTGTTTTTGACGCTCGCCCCGATTGTGTCTACCATCGCTACGGCGATGGGCGTGCTTGGCGTCAGTTTTGGGGCGATTGCCACGCCGGTGTTGATTGTAATAGGCGTGATAGGAGCACTCATCGCGATCATCATTTTGCTATGGAAGAACTGGGATTCTGTCAGCAAGTTTCTGTCGAATTCATGGAACGCGATCAAAAGCGTGGCGCAAACCGTGTTCAGCGCGCTTGGAGCGTTCTTTGTGAGTGTATGGGAAGGCATCAAGAGCGTGTCCATCACGGTTTGGAACGCCATCAAATCAGCCTTGTCAACGGCGTGGAACACCATCAAAACGACCGCTTCTACCGTTTTTGACGCAATTAAAACAGCGATCTCGAACATTTGGAACACGATCAAAAACGTGACCTCGACCGTATGGAACGCGATCAAGTCGGCGTTGACGGCAACGTGGAACGGCATTAAAAGCGCCGTATCGATAGTGTTCAGCGCGATTCAGACGGTGATTTCGACCGTGTGGAACGTCATTCGCACCGTGACGACAACGGTCTGGAATGCCATTCGTTCGGCTTTGACTACTGCATGGAACGCGATTAAGTCTGCGGTTTCTTCTGTTTTCAACGCGATTCGGAACGTGATTTCAACCGTATGGAATGCTATCCGTTCTGTCACATCGAGTGTATGGAATGGCATCAAAAGCGCAATCAGTTCTGTTATTAACGGCATTCGTTCGGGAATTTCGAGCGCATTCAATAGCATCCGCAACATCATTTCGAGCGTATGGAACGGAGTGAAAAGCGCGACATCGAGAGCATGGGACAGCGTGGTTAGCTCAGTACGTGGCGCAGTAAACAAAGTCATTGACTTTATTAACCGCATGATTAACTCAATCAACAGCGTCCGTATTCCGATTCCGAAGATTCCCGACTGGGTTCCGGTGATTGGCGGACGCGGCGGCGGTTCGATTGGGTTTAACATTCCGAACATTCCACGTCTGGCAACAGGCGGTGTAGTTGACGAGCCGACGCTAGCCATTGTCGGTGACGCGGGAGCAGGAAACCCCGAGATCGTGGCGCCGCAACGAATGTTGCGAAGCATCATCCGTGAAGAACTGCAAAACAGCGGAAAACAAAGCACAGAGAGAATAGAAATTGTCGTCCCTGTCATCATGGACGGCAGGGAAATCATGCGAGTGGTCACGCCTTATATCGACCGTGAACTCGGTCAGCGGCGCATCGGGAAAATGAGGGCAAATGGCGTAGGGGGTGGCATCTTATGA
- a CDS encoding distal tail protein Dit, with protein MITYDGFDLSPYLLVRDIGRPLMPPQEIASMSIAGRHGAYFLEKRHQSIVVPVEVVIFEHLDMSYFELKRFLAGKLNKSEPKPLIFEDEPDKYINAIIQDQTEIDDLIRAGQGTLNFFCPDPFYYAIEDEVFEFSGTGVYVVNRQKGNEYSEPLIEIQGTNSGGSIGVRTPFTSVRFSGTLQQGETLVLDSQLVTSYIVDGYGNKRSANQHLDSMDFPFLDIEENEVEFFTEGNATIQKATVYARSRWI; from the coding sequence ATGATTACGTATGACGGGTTTGACCTTTCGCCGTATCTACTCGTTCGAGACATTGGTCGCCCCTTAATGCCGCCGCAAGAAATCGCATCCATGTCTATCGCCGGAAGGCATGGCGCGTATTTCTTGGAGAAGCGGCATCAGTCGATTGTCGTTCCTGTCGAGGTGGTCATCTTTGAACACCTCGACATGTCATATTTTGAATTGAAACGTTTCTTGGCCGGAAAGCTGAACAAGAGCGAGCCAAAGCCGCTCATCTTTGAAGACGAGCCGGACAAGTACATTAACGCCATCATTCAGGATCAAACAGAAATTGACGATTTGATCCGCGCCGGACAAGGAACGTTGAACTTCTTTTGTCCCGATCCGTTCTACTACGCGATTGAGGACGAAGTGTTCGAGTTCAGCGGAACGGGCGTGTACGTCGTGAATCGCCAAAAAGGAAACGAGTATTCAGAACCGCTGATTGAAATACAAGGAACAAACAGCGGCGGCTCAATTGGCGTGCGAACGCCGTTCACGTCCGTACGTTTTTCGGGAACGTTGCAACAAGGGGAGACTCTTGTCTTGGATAGCCAGCTTGTCACGTCCTACATTGTCGATGGATACGGGAACAAGCGATCAGCGAATCAGCATTTAGACTCGATGGATTTTCCGTTTTTAGACATAGAGGAAAACGAGGTTGAGTTTTTCACAGAAGGAAACGCGACCATTCAGAAAGCGACCGTCTATGCTCGAAGCCGATGGATTTAG
- a CDS encoding HK97 gp10 family phage protein — translation MFDAEINMDDLRRLIPRMRAALNRATELTALEVWGNLMEFSPQDHGRLAGSWKLQKRSARFYTVGTNVEYALVQNYGSGPYEIYPRRAKALRFEVNGEVVFAKKVNHPGIKPKRFIERSISAAERRIDDFIEQALREVKLI, via the coding sequence ATGTTTGATGCTGAAATCAATATGGACGATTTACGGCGCTTGATTCCACGCATGAGAGCGGCGCTAAACCGTGCGACAGAGTTGACCGCATTAGAGGTATGGGGCAACCTAATGGAGTTTTCGCCGCAAGACCATGGACGTTTGGCCGGATCATGGAAATTGCAAAAACGGAGCGCGCGGTTCTATACAGTCGGCACGAACGTGGAATATGCGCTCGTGCAAAACTATGGTTCTGGACCATACGAAATCTATCCGCGTAGGGCGAAAGCGTTGCGGTTTGAAGTGAACGGGGAAGTGGTCTTTGCCAAAAAGGTCAATCACCCGGGAATCAAGCCGAAACGTTTCATCGAGAGATCAATTTCCGCAGCCGAGCGGCGGATTGACGATTTCATTGAACAGGCGTTGAGGGAAGTGAAATTGATATGA
- a CDS encoding phage head morphogenesis protein — protein sequence MDRELVAFLVEHGALPAFKEQDERIAEIEEKLARRLVSLQVGLESMFIQRLRELGYIPLSILEQETFIADILDPIFADMEEEIAEAAVESAVVARQLTFEEILEQGLELVFTEFSERVLEELRERVYVFSNDTFRRIKGDFRATLVRGYEEGKGIDDIAVDLRADFKDLRDHRLQTIARTEVQGAQNIGIFQTMQDYNVRYKQWLTVRDSRVRGRNPKDRADHYSLHGQVVRMDERFSNGLMHPLDRSGPIEEWINCRCRCRPYIPKKGEQIVRTPYYP from the coding sequence ATGGATCGCGAGCTTGTCGCGTTCCTCGTCGAACACGGAGCGCTTCCTGCTTTCAAAGAGCAAGACGAGCGGATCGCCGAAATCGAAGAAAAGCTGGCGAGACGATTGGTCAGTTTGCAGGTTGGGCTGGAAAGTATGTTCATCCAGCGGTTGCGCGAGCTTGGCTATATCCCGCTGTCGATTCTCGAACAGGAAACGTTTATAGCAGACATTCTTGATCCGATTTTTGCGGACATGGAAGAGGAGATTGCCGAAGCCGCTGTCGAAAGTGCAGTCGTGGCACGGCAGTTGACGTTTGAAGAAATTCTTGAACAAGGGCTGGAATTGGTGTTTACGGAATTCAGTGAACGCGTTCTCGAAGAATTGCGAGAGCGCGTTTATGTATTTTCAAACGATACGTTCAGGCGCATTAAGGGCGATTTCCGTGCCACGTTGGTTCGAGGATATGAAGAAGGAAAAGGGATTGACGACATTGCTGTCGATTTGCGCGCCGATTTCAAAGACCTGCGCGATCATCGGCTGCAAACGATCGCGAGAACCGAAGTGCAGGGAGCGCAAAACATTGGCATTTTCCAAACCATGCAAGATTACAACGTCCGCTACAAACAGTGGCTGACGGTCAGAGACAGCCGCGTGAGGGGCAGAAACCCGAAAGACCGTGCCGATCATTATTCGCTTCACGGGCAAGTGGTGCGGATGGATGAACGTTTCTCCAATGGGCTGATGCATCCGCTAGACCGATCCGGTCCCATCGAGGAATGGATCAACTGCCGATGCCGATGCCGTCCATATATCCCGAAAAAGGGCGAGCAAATCGTCCGCACTCCTTACTATCCGTAA
- a CDS encoding XkdF-like putative serine protease domain-containing protein, with amino-acid sequence MKHELTAPVTHKNEEKRIVFGPVLVPNEPDSDGDVVSAEKIEEVAHKFLEQYGNIDLQHTLNNVGKVVESYILPFDWEIDDELTVPKGSWMMGVRVQDEDVWQAVKEGKLTGFSIMGVPKAALKSKEALKRTTLADLERSAGDWVVNAVSLVDEPAVPKAKFIAIKSKDNREEAVKKAIQGSFEYISELLREKVYQTFDNGAFDSYVYSIFEDSIVIRVDDLASGKKRFFQIGYTINEQGDVEFVGDLQEVRIVENIVPVESPSPQSVAVAAQAALGDEQSGGQGVTLSNEETSPQRTNKSLFDRFKEKLGLKPSGKAGRKISDANYEKLKAAKEVIDELLRIAEEERANKSKEGDDEVKVEDVQKMIDDSLKPVNDKLSEIMSTLKGAATDHEPQEPQNEEEGLRDESAAKSEDDSYKEKYEQVVKQLDELKRKIPFSKRLTGQDGVEKSKPQDEYDRDPFGFKRK; translated from the coding sequence ATGAAGCACGAACTCACTGCGCCGGTCACACACAAGAACGAGGAGAAGCGGATCGTGTTCGGACCTGTTCTTGTGCCGAACGAGCCGGACAGCGACGGCGATGTCGTATCCGCTGAAAAGATTGAAGAAGTGGCGCACAAGTTTTTAGAGCAATACGGCAACATCGATTTGCAACACACGTTAAACAATGTCGGCAAGGTGGTGGAGTCGTACATCTTGCCGTTTGATTGGGAGATTGACGACGAATTGACTGTTCCGAAAGGAAGTTGGATGATGGGCGTTCGCGTTCAAGACGAGGACGTTTGGCAAGCGGTCAAAGAAGGAAAATTGACCGGATTTTCGATTATGGGTGTTCCAAAAGCGGCGTTGAAATCGAAAGAGGCACTGAAACGAACGACACTGGCCGATTTGGAACGTTCCGCAGGTGATTGGGTAGTCAATGCCGTTTCCCTTGTCGATGAGCCTGCCGTGCCGAAAGCCAAATTCATCGCGATCAAAAGCAAGGACAATCGAGAAGAAGCGGTGAAAAAGGCGATTCAAGGTTCGTTTGAATATATCAGCGAGCTGTTGCGTGAAAAAGTCTATCAGACATTCGATAACGGCGCGTTTGATTCGTATGTCTATTCCATTTTCGAAGATTCCATTGTGATTCGCGTTGATGACTTGGCGAGCGGCAAAAAACGATTCTTCCAAATCGGCTACACGATCAACGAACAAGGGGATGTCGAGTTTGTCGGCGATCTGCAAGAGGTTCGCATCGTGGAGAACATCGTCCCTGTTGAATCCCCTTCGCCGCAAAGTGTCGCTGTGGCCGCGCAGGCGGCTCTAGGAGACGAGCAAAGTGGCGGGCAAGGGGTAACCCTTTCGAACGAAGAAACAAGCCCACAGCGGACGAATAAGAGCCTTTTCGATAGATTCAAAGAAAAGCTGGGACTGAAACCATCGGGAAAGGCGGGGCGAAAAATTTCTGATGCGAACTACGAAAAGCTGAAAGCCGCGAAGGAAGTCATTGACGAACTGTTGCGGATTGCCGAAGAAGAACGAGCAAACAAATCGAAAGAAGGTGATGACGAAGTGAAAGTCGAGGACGTTCAAAAAATGATCGATGATTCGTTGAAACCCGTAAATGACAAGCTATCGGAAATCATGAGCACGCTGAAAGGAGCGGCGACGGATCACGAGCCACAAGAACCGCAAAATGAAGAGGAAGGCCTCCGAGACGAATCCGCTGCCAAAAGCGAAGACGACAGCTACAAAGAGAAATACGAACAAGTCGTCAAACAGCTTGACGAGCTCAAGCGAAAAATCCCGTTCTCGAAACGTCTGACGGGACAAGACGGAGTGGAAAAATCGAAGCCGCAAGACGAATACGACCGCGATCCGTTTGGGTTTAAACGCAAATAA
- a CDS encoding phage portal protein, with protein MEKQAVAKAYVLSDGEIIEESALERYAIKQGESRALPSDRFGSAYGELGLVEPLYNLEALAQLLELNPYHYRAVKTKARDTAGLGWYLEAKTNNPSEQQREIAMQFLENPNPYKTLTDINNNVMVDYDSIGNGYYEVIRDEDGTLIGLEHIPAHTVRVHQDMNRYCQIRGAKKVWFKRFGFENDVDYMTGEIAPAGSIPAERRATEIIHIHNYTSRSDYYGLPDILPALSAIISDRERAEYNISFFENHAVPAYVVTVTGAELDEQTKQLIRRYFQQDIKKNRHSTLVVTAQKPQGDFSDTPIEIKFQALSVETKEASFRMLRADNRDEILSAHGVPPYRAGIVVEGSLGGSTARESTEIYKQSVIEPRQDMLENVMNRLLFVGLGITDWRFRFKDIDTKDTQAKIEELRFLFEVGAYSPNMILRELGRDPIDDPNLDRHFIFGQPLDASQEETNAILNSLKQLHAKLIDIATKEGGRHV; from the coding sequence ATGGAAAAACAAGCAGTGGCCAAGGCGTATGTGTTAAGCGATGGGGAAATCATCGAAGAAAGCGCACTCGAACGCTACGCGATTAAACAAGGAGAGTCAAGAGCCCTTCCAAGCGACCGTTTTGGCAGCGCGTATGGGGAATTGGGGCTTGTCGAACCGTTATACAATCTCGAAGCACTGGCGCAACTGCTTGAACTCAACCCGTATCATTATCGGGCGGTCAAAACGAAAGCAAGAGATACTGCGGGGCTAGGGTGGTATCTTGAGGCAAAAACAAACAATCCGAGCGAACAACAGCGCGAGATTGCGATGCAGTTTTTAGAGAATCCAAACCCATACAAGACGCTGACCGACATCAATAACAACGTGATGGTGGACTATGATTCCATCGGAAACGGCTATTACGAGGTTATTCGTGACGAAGACGGCACGTTGATCGGTCTTGAGCATATTCCGGCGCATACCGTTCGTGTCCATCAGGATATGAACCGATATTGCCAAATTCGCGGGGCAAAGAAGGTGTGGTTCAAACGATTTGGCTTTGAAAATGATGTGGACTACATGACAGGCGAAATTGCCCCTGCCGGTTCCATTCCGGCCGAGCGGCGAGCCACCGAGATCATCCACATTCACAATTACACGAGCCGGAGCGACTACTATGGCTTGCCGGACATTTTGCCTGCGTTAAGCGCGATTATTTCCGACCGAGAACGGGCGGAGTACAACATCAGTTTCTTTGAAAATCACGCCGTCCCTGCCTACGTCGTGACGGTGACAGGAGCGGAACTTGACGAGCAAACGAAGCAGTTGATCCGCCGTTACTTCCAGCAGGACATCAAGAAAAACCGGCATTCAACGCTCGTCGTGACGGCACAAAAACCGCAGGGGGATTTCTCGGACACGCCGATTGAAATTAAGTTCCAAGCGCTTTCTGTGGAGACGAAGGAAGCGAGTTTCCGCATGTTGCGGGCGGACAATCGCGATGAAATTTTGTCCGCTCATGGTGTTCCGCCTTATCGCGCCGGCATCGTCGTCGAAGGTTCGCTTGGCGGTTCGACAGCGAGGGAGTCGACGGAAATTTACAAGCAATCGGTCATCGAGCCGCGGCAGGATATGCTTGAGAATGTGATGAATCGCCTGTTATTTGTCGGATTGGGAATTACAGATTGGCGTTTCCGTTTCAAGGACATTGACACGAAGGATACACAGGCGAAGATTGAGGAATTGCGCTTCCTGTTTGAAGTGGGAGCGTACAGTCCGAACATGATTTTGCGCGAATTAGGCAGAGACCCGATTGACGATCCGAACCTAGACAGGCATTTCATTTTCGGACAACCGCTCGACGCTTCACAAGAAGAAACGAACGCGATATTGAATTCGCTGAAGCAATTGCACGCCAAACTCATTGACATCGCCACGAAAGAAGGCGGCAGGCATGTGTGA
- a CDS encoding phage major capsid protein, which translates to MMTNDMLLGKLENVLKAITTTDLGASRLAPAKQQLFVRTVSQATRILDEARRIDMTSHTHDIDRIAFGSRILQAATEGEAPTGEAKPEFSTNKLESVEVIGVSGITDSTLEDNIEREGFEDTLIQLIAERVGVDLEELFLNGDKASSDPFLAKTDGWLKKAANLVQGTTDFDPTNVEAMFDAMIHAVPKKYLRDRSQWRFYVHWDIEDAYRDVLRARGTGLGDTAQTTATQLAYKGIPVVDSANMPAGTALLVNPANLVYGIYRDIRIEPDRQPKARRTDFVTTLRVDCHFEDENAAVVGQGYTG; encoded by the coding sequence ATGATGACGAACGACATGCTTCTTGGAAAATTGGAAAACGTCTTAAAAGCCATTACGACGACCGACCTTGGCGCGTCTCGTTTAGCGCCTGCGAAACAACAGCTTTTCGTGCGGACGGTCTCCCAAGCGACGCGCATTTTGGACGAAGCGCGCCGAATTGATATGACGAGCCATACGCACGATATTGACCGCATCGCATTCGGTTCGCGCATCTTGCAGGCGGCAACGGAAGGAGAAGCACCGACTGGAGAAGCGAAGCCGGAATTCAGCACGAATAAATTGGAGTCGGTCGAAGTGATCGGCGTTTCGGGGATCACGGATTCGACCCTTGAGGATAACATCGAACGCGAAGGATTCGAGGATACGCTGATTCAATTGATCGCTGAACGTGTTGGCGTTGACCTCGAAGAATTGTTCCTTAACGGCGACAAAGCGAGCAGCGATCCGTTCTTGGCGAAAACAGACGGGTGGCTCAAGAAGGCGGCCAACCTTGTTCAAGGCACGACTGACTTTGACCCGACGAACGTCGAAGCGATGTTTGACGCCATGATCCATGCGGTACCGAAGAAATACCTGCGCGACCGCTCGCAATGGCGTTTCTATGTGCACTGGGACATTGAAGACGCCTACCGCGATGTTCTCCGCGCGCGTGGTACGGGTCTTGGCGATACGGCGCAAACGACTGCTACGCAATTGGCCTATAAGGGCATTCCGGTGGTCGATTCGGCGAACATGCCTGCCGGAACGGCACTCCTTGTCAATCCGGCGAACCTTGTTTACGGCATTTACCGCGACATCCGCATTGAACCGGATCGCCAACCGAAGGCACGGCGTACGGACTTTGTCACGACGTTGCGCGTCGATTGCCATTTTGAAGACGAAAACGCTGCTGTCGTTGGGCAAGGCTATACGGGCTGA
- the terL gene encoding phage terminase large subunit has translation MLLSEILTSLNSLERELAKEDYSVYLEYVHFGRYIPSRHSDLICDYLMKVEKGEIDRLMIFMPPRHSKSMTVTETFPSWFIGRNPDRRVIEVSYGDSLARRFGRANRQKIEMFGEELFGIKISNDMGSVTSWDVEGRRGGMISVGIGGGITGQGADLLIIDDPIKNRKEADSLTYRNMLWNEWQNTLSTRLQPGGRVILILTRWHEDDLAGRLLEHEPERWTVVSLPAICDSENDLLGRKIGEPLWPEYGFDEKWAEETKKSVGSRTWNALYQQRPTPPSGAIIHRSWFKYYKQAPQMDEYIQSWDFAFKDTNDGSFVVGQVWGRKGADKYLLDQVRAKLSFTESIRAIVSLTSKWPQAQAKLIEDRANGTAIINALRHQISGMLPVVPNGTKVERLNAVSPQFEAGNVYIPHPSIAPWVHDYVEELVAFPNAPSDDQVDATSQALRYLDRAGTKGTIKVDIF, from the coding sequence ATGCTGTTAAGCGAGATTCTGACCAGTCTTAATTCATTGGAAAGAGAACTGGCCAAGGAAGATTACTCCGTTTATCTCGAATATGTGCATTTTGGGCGATATATCCCGTCCCGACATTCTGATTTGATTTGCGACTATCTTATGAAGGTGGAGAAGGGCGAAATCGATCGTCTTATGATATTTATGCCTCCGCGGCATTCCAAGTCCATGACGGTTACCGAGACGTTCCCTTCGTGGTTCATCGGAAGAAATCCGGACAGGAGAGTCATCGAAGTCTCATACGGGGATTCGCTTGCGAGACGGTTTGGGAGGGCGAATCGACAGAAGATCGAGATGTTTGGTGAGGAATTGTTCGGAATCAAAATCTCAAATGATATGGGATCGGTGACCAGTTGGGACGTCGAAGGGCGCCGCGGCGGGATGATTTCCGTAGGGATCGGCGGCGGGATCACCGGGCAAGGTGCGGACTTGCTCATCATCGACGACCCGATCAAAAACCGCAAAGAGGCGGATTCGCTCACGTATCGAAACATGCTTTGGAATGAGTGGCAAAACACGCTATCCACCCGTTTGCAACCCGGCGGACGGGTTATTTTAATTCTCACAAGATGGCATGAGGATGACCTTGCCGGACGGCTTTTAGAACACGAGCCAGAGCGGTGGACAGTGGTTTCCTTGCCTGCGATTTGCGATTCCGAAAACGACTTGCTAGGTCGAAAAATCGGCGAGCCGTTATGGCCGGAGTACGGATTTGACGAGAAGTGGGCGGAGGAAACGAAGAAATCAGTCGGATCGCGAACATGGAATGCGCTATACCAACAGCGTCCAACGCCGCCGAGCGGTGCGATCATCCATCGCTCGTGGTTCAAATATTACAAGCAAGCTCCCCAAATGGACGAATATATCCAATCATGGGATTTTGCATTCAAGGATACCAATGACGGCTCGTTTGTCGTCGGTCAAGTATGGGGCAGAAAGGGAGCGGACAAATACCTGCTTGACCAAGTCCGCGCGAAGTTGTCCTTCACCGAGTCCATCCGTGCCATTGTTTCGTTGACGTCCAAGTGGCCGCAGGCGCAGGCGAAACTCATTGAGGACCGCGCGAACGGGACAGCGATCATTAATGCGTTGCGGCATCAAATCAGCGGCATGTTGCCGGTTGTGCCGAATGGAACGAAAGTCGAGCGGCTGAATGCCGTATCGCCGCAATTTGAAGCAGGGAACGTCTACATTCCGCATCCGAGCATCGCGCCATGGGTGCATGATTACGTCGAGGAATTGGTGGCGTTCCCAAATGCACCGAGCGACGACCAAGTGGACGCCACGTCGCAAGCGTTGCGATACCTTGACCGAGCCGGAACGAAAGGAACAATTAAGGTTGACATCTTCTAA